GTCCGCGAGGAGGCAGAGGGCTTCGCCATCCACGGACACGCGCACGTCGCGGCCCCGGGCGCGCAGCTCCATCCGGCCGAAGGCTTCCAGCGCCGCGGCGCCAGGTGCATTGCCCACCGCGCGGTTCGCCGCGACGAGCAGCTCCGGCACCCAGGCGCCGCCGGGTGGCACGCCGTGATGCATGACGCCGGGCCGGCCACCGTCCTGCACGGTGGCGGGGGCGCCCAGGCCCGTGACCTCCAGCCACGCTGTCATGGCTGCACCTGTTCGAAGCGCACGCGGGCTCCCAACTGGAGCGCCGTGCCGCGCTGGGGGTCGAAGGCGGTGAAGTCCAGCGCGGTGCCCACGAGGTTCCAGCCTCCCGGCGACGCGAACGGATACACGCCCGTGCGCATCCCGGCGATGCCCACCGCGAGCGCTGGCACCCGCGTGCGCGGCACCGGCAGCCGGGGACACGCGATGCTCGGATCCACGTCCCCCAGGTACGCGAAGCCCGGCAGGAAGCCCACGCAGCGCACCCGGTACTCGCGCGCCGTGTGGCGCCGCACCACCTCTTCCACCGATAGGCCCGCGTGCTCGGCGACCTTCGCGAGGTCCTCGCCGTCGTAGCGCACGCGGATCCGGATGAGCGGATGCTCCACGTGCGTGGCCGGTGCCACGCGCAGCCGGGTCAGCACGAGCGCCGGGGATTCGGGCGGGGTCTCCGGGTCGAAGTACACGCAGGCGTGGGACTCGGTGATGACCGCGTCCCGTACGCCCGGCAACGCGCTCAGGGCTTCGCGCGCCAGGCTCCGGTCCACCGACTCCGGCAGCACCAGCCTCAGCGCGCTGTCGCCCAGGGGCTCCGGCGGCTGCTCCAGTGCGTCCAACATCGCGCGCACCTCGCGGGCCAGCACCACCGCGCCGGGCGTGTCGCCGTGCACGCACAGCGTGTCCACCGTGCCTCCCGTGGCCAGCCGCACCGTGTTCTCTCTCGCCTGTTCCACGTCCGTCAGCACCGCGCCGGGCTGTCCGCGCGGAATCAACGACCCGTCCGGCAGCGTGCCCCGGTCCGCGAAGCCCTCGCGCGCATACCCGAGCCCCGCCACCCGGGCCGCATCCCTCAATGCGCCAGCGCCAGGGCCCACCACCGTGACGTCCGTCCCCAGCGCCTCCACCACGCCGTCCACCACCGCGCGCGCCAACGCCGGGGACTTGTTGGCCGCGTGGTACAGCGCTCCATGGGGCTTCGCATGCCGCACCGGCACGCCGCGCTCACGGGCCAGCGCGGCCAGCTGTCCGCACTGCTCCGCCACCTGCGCGCGCAGCACCTCTGGCGCCACGTCCAGCGCCTTGCGTCCGAAGTTGTCGCGGTCCGCGTAGGACGGGTGCGCGCCCGCCAGCGTGCCGTGGTGCTCGCACAGCTCCAGCGCCCGCCGCATGGACGCCGCATCGCCCGCGTGGCCTCCGCAGGCGATGTTCGCCAGGTGCGCGAGCGCGTAGAGCTGTTCGTCCTCCCCGGGCAGCTCCCCCAGGTCGATATTGAGCAGGCACCGCGTCATGGGCTCACGCTACGCGAGCCCCCCACTTCAGCGGTAGGTGATGAGCGCGCGGTGTTCGCCCTCGAAGTGTCCGTGCTCGTTGAGGGTGGACAGATACCTGCCCCGCTCGCTGTAGAGGACCTTCGTGATTCCACAGTTCGCCAGCGTCCAGTTCGTCCGGAACGCGTGCTCGTCCGGGATGCCCAGGAGGTCCTGGCTGATGGCCGTGATGGGGCCGCCGGAAGTGAACACCAGCGCCGTCCTGGAGGGCCCCAGCGACGCCACGAGCGTCGCCAGCGCCTCCAGGCAGCGCGCCTTGAACGCGCTCCAGGACTCCCGGTACTCGCTGTCGTGTCCGCCCGCGACCCAGCGTCCCACGGCCTGGGTGAACAGGTCCTGGTACGCGCGGCGCGGGTCCTTCGTCGCGGCCAGCTCCTCGCGCAGCACGGCGAAGTCCGCGTAGCGCGGCGTGTGCCGGTGCACGACCTCCTCGTGGTCGAACTCGTTGAACCCTGGCGTCCGCACGGGCGCAAGCTCAAGGCCCAGCGCCTGGAGGCACGCGTCCGCCGTCTCTCGGTGGCGCAGCATCGTGCCCGTCACCACCGCGTCCACCTTGGGCAGCCGCGCGCGCAGCGCTTCACCCAGCACGCGCGCCTGCTGCACGCCCACGTCCGACAGCTTGTCGTAGTCCTTCGCGCCGAAGGACGCCTGGCCATGGCGGATGAGGTAGAGCGCGCCCATCAGCCGCCCGCCTTCTTGATGAGCCGCTGGCAGCGGTAGGCCAGGTAGTTGACGATGAGCCAGTAGTTCTTGAACGCCGGGTTGCGCGTCTGCTTGTGGTGGTAGCGGTAGTAGATCTGCTGCGCGATGACCGCGAGCCGGAACACGCCGTAGACCTCGTAGAAGGTCCAGTTGTCGGGCTTCAGGCCGGTGCGCTCCAGGTAGTACGCGACCACCTCCTCGCGCGTGAGCATCCCGGGCAGGTCCGTGGGCTGACGGCGCGTCATGCGCAGGAAGGCGTCGTCATCCGCCTGGACCCAGTAGGCCAGCGTGTTGCCCAGGTCCATCAGCGGGTCGCCCAGTGTGGCCATCTCCCAGTCCAGCACCCCGATGACCTGCGTGGGGTCCTCCGGCTTGAGCACCACGTTGTCGAAGCGCCAGTCGTTGTGGATGACGCACGTCTTGATGTCCGGCGGGACGTGCGCGGCCAGCCACTCGCGCGTGCGCTTCATGCGGGGCACGTTCCAGGTGCGCGCCTTCTCGTAGCGGTCGGACCAGCCGGAAATCTGACGCTGCGGATAGCCCGGCCCCTTGCCCAGCGACTGGAGCCCCACCGCCTGCGCGTCCACGCCGTGCAGCGCGATGAGCTGATCCACCACGTTGAGGCACAACTGGCGCGTGCGGGCCTTGTCCAGGTCCAGCCCCTTGGGCAGGTGCTTGCGCGGGATGAGGCCGGGGATGCGGTCCATCACGTAGAACTCCGCGCCCAGCACGGCCGGGTCCTGGCACAGCCCCACCATGGTGGGCACCACCGGGTACACGGGCTTGAGCGCCTGCTGCACCGTGTACTCGCGCGACATGTCGTGCGCGGACTTCGCCTTGGTGCCCGAGGGCGGCCTGCGCAGGATGAGGTCGCGGTTCTCGTACTTGAGCCGGTAGGTCCAGTTGGAGGCGCCGCCCGTGTACTGCGTCACCTCCGGCGTGCCCACGAGCGAGGGCACCTGGGCCTTCAGCCACGCGTCCACCGCGGGCACGTCCAGCGCCTCGCCGGAGCGCACGGCCTTGCCCTCGTCCAGGGGGATGGAGACCGGAGCCGTCATGTTCAACCTCCCTTGCTGAAGCCGCGCTTCGCGAGCTCGATGCGGGTGATGACGCCCTTGTGGACCTCATCCGGGCCGTCCGCGATGCGCAGGCTGCGCGCCTGGGCGAAGAAGCCCGCGAGCGGCGTGTCGCGCGACACGCCCGCGCCACCGTGCAACTGGATGGCGTCGTCCACCACCTTCTGGAGCACGTTGGGCGCCACGACCTTGATGGCCGAAATCTCCGTCATCGCGCCCAGCGCGCCCACGTCGTCCAGCTTCCACGCCGCGTACAGCGTGAGCAGGCGGGCCTGGTCGATGGCGATGCGCGCCTCCGCCACGCGCTCCCGGTTGCCGCCCAGGTTGATCAGCGGCTTGCCGAACGCGGTGCGGCCCATGCCCCGGTCGATCATCAGCTCCAGCGCCCGCTCCGCCGCGCCAATGCAGCGCATGCAGTGGTGGATGCGGCCGGGGCCCAGGCGGCCCTGCGCGATTTCAAAGCCCATGCCCGGCCCGGAGATGAGCGCGGACACCGGCAGCCGCACATTTTTGAAGTGCACCTCGCCGTGGCCATGCGGGGCGTCATGGTCGCCGTACACGGGCAGCATGCGGATGATCTCCACGCCCGGCGCGTCCATGGGCACCAGCACCATGGAGTGCTGGTGGTGGCGGTCCGCGCCCGCTTGCGACGTGCGGCCCATGAAGATGGCCACCTTCGCGTTGGGGTGGCCCAG
The sequence above is drawn from the Corallococcus sp. NCRR genome and encodes:
- a CDS encoding histidine phosphatase family protein, whose protein sequence is MGALYLIRHGQASFGAKDYDKLSDVGVQQARVLGEALRARLPKVDAVVTGTMLRHRETADACLQALGLELAPVRTPGFNEFDHEEVVHRHTPRYADFAVLREELAATKDPRRAYQDLFTQAVGRWVAGGHDSEYRESWSAFKARCLEALATLVASLGPSRTALVFTSGGPITAISQDLLGIPDEHAFRTNWTLANCGITKVLYSERGRYLSTLNEHGHFEGEHRALITYR
- a CDS encoding acyl-CoA dehydrogenase family protein; translated protein: MDFQPSARTTEYLERVKRFMADHIEPVEAGYLQALHAMEAGGDWRQWKVPPVMGELKARAKAEGLWNLFLPDAKLGAGLSTLEYAPLAEAMGRSFMAPEVFNCSAPDTGNMEVLWRYGSPEQQEQWLKPLLAGDIRSVFCMTEPDAASSDATNMQATAEVDGDHVVLNGKKWWSSGLGHPNAKVAIFMGRTSQAGADRHHQHSMVLVPMDAPGVEIIRMLPVYGDHDAPHGHGEVHFKNVRLPVSALISGPGMGFEIAQGRLGPGRIHHCMRCIGAAERALELMIDRGMGRTAFGKPLINLGGNRERVAEARIAIDQARLLTLYAAWKLDDVGALGAMTEISAIKVVAPNVLQKVVDDAIQLHGGAGVSRDTPLAGFFAQARSLRIADGPDEVHKGVITRIELAKRGFSKGG
- a CDS encoding LamB/YcsF family protein translates to MTRCLLNIDLGELPGEDEQLYALAHLANIACGGHAGDAASMRRALELCEHHGTLAGAHPSYADRDNFGRKALDVAPEVLRAQVAEQCGQLAALARERGVPVRHAKPHGALYHAANKSPALARAVVDGVVEALGTDVTVVGPGAGALRDAARVAGLGYAREGFADRGTLPDGSLIPRGQPGAVLTDVEQARENTVRLATGGTVDTLCVHGDTPGAVVLAREVRAMLDALEQPPEPLGDSALRLVLPESVDRSLAREALSALPGVRDAVITESHACVYFDPETPPESPALVLTRLRVAPATHVEHPLIRIRVRYDGEDLAKVAEHAGLSVEEVVRRHTAREYRVRCVGFLPGFAYLGDVDPSIACPRLPVPRTRVPALAVGIAGMRTGVYPFASPGGWNLVGTALDFTAFDPQRGTALQLGARVRFEQVQP
- a CDS encoding phosphotransferase family protein, producing the protein MTAPVSIPLDEGKAVRSGEALDVPAVDAWLKAQVPSLVGTPEVTQYTGGASNWTYRLKYENRDLILRRPPSGTKAKSAHDMSREYTVQQALKPVYPVVPTMVGLCQDPAVLGAEFYVMDRIPGLIPRKHLPKGLDLDKARTRQLCLNVVDQLIALHGVDAQAVGLQSLGKGPGYPQRQISGWSDRYEKARTWNVPRMKRTREWLAAHVPPDIKTCVIHNDWRFDNVVLKPEDPTQVIGVLDWEMATLGDPLMDLGNTLAYWVQADDDAFLRMTRRQPTDLPGMLTREEVVAYYLERTGLKPDNWTFYEVYGVFRLAVIAQQIYYRYHHKQTRNPAFKNYWLIVNYLAYRCQRLIKKAGG